A portion of the Nitratidesulfovibrio termitidis HI1 genome contains these proteins:
- the cysK gene encoding cysteine synthase A — MKIARDMTELVGRTPLVRLNRVSEGCAAEVVAKLEFNNPCASVKDRIALAMIDGAMERGELAPGGLLVEPTSGNTGVGLAFVAAVRGLTLVLTMPESMSNERKALLRGFGARLVLTPASKGMRGAIEEAERIVAETPGAVMLGQFVNPDNPMVHRKTTAEEIWADTDGKVDAFVAGVGTGGTITGTGKRLRELNPAIKVFAVEPDESPVLSGGAPGPHAIQGIGAGFVPPVLDTRVYDEIIRVPGKDALATARRLLREEGILCGVSSGANAFAAMAVARRPEMAGKRVVFVVCDTGERYLSTPLFTEMPD; from the coding sequence ATGAAGATCGCCCGCGACATGACGGAACTGGTAGGCCGCACCCCGCTGGTGCGCCTGAACCGCGTCAGTGAAGGCTGCGCGGCCGAAGTGGTGGCGAAGCTGGAATTCAACAACCCCTGTGCCTCGGTGAAGGACCGCATTGCCCTGGCCATGATCGACGGGGCCATGGAACGCGGAGAACTGGCCCCCGGCGGCCTGCTGGTGGAACCCACCAGCGGCAACACCGGGGTGGGCCTGGCCTTCGTGGCGGCGGTACGCGGCCTTACCCTTGTCCTGACCATGCCCGAAAGCATGAGCAACGAGCGCAAGGCGCTGCTGCGCGGCTTTGGCGCGCGGCTGGTGCTTACCCCGGCCTCCAAGGGCATGCGCGGCGCCATAGAGGAAGCCGAGCGCATCGTGGCCGAAACGCCCGGCGCGGTGATGCTGGGCCAGTTCGTGAACCCGGACAACCCCATGGTGCACCGCAAGACCACCGCCGAGGAAATCTGGGCCGACACCGACGGCAAGGTGGATGCCTTCGTGGCGGGCGTGGGCACCGGCGGCACCATTACCGGCACCGGCAAGCGGCTGCGCGAGCTGAATCCGGCTATCAAGGTGTTCGCCGTGGAACCGGACGAATCGCCCGTGCTGTCGGGCGGCGCGCCCGGACCGCACGCCATCCAGGGCATCGGCGCGGGCTTCGTGCCCCCGGTGCTGGACACCAGGGTCTACGACGAGATCATCCGCGTGCCTGGCAAGGACGCCCTGGCCACGGCCCGGCGACTGCTGCGCGAGGAAGGCATTCTGTGCGGCGTCTCGTCCGGGGCCAACGCCTTTGCCGCCATGGCCGTGGCGCGCCGCCCGGAAATGGCGGGCAAGCGCGTGGTGTTCGTGGTGTGCGATACCGGCGAGCGGTATCTGTCCACTCCGCTGTTTACCGAAATGCCGGATTAA
- the yfcE gene encoding phosphodiesterase, with protein MKLLIASDLHGSLPRTELVLELARTHHPDALVLLGDLLYHGPRNPVPEGYAPREVAALLNDWAPRIIAVRGNCDAEVDTMVLRFPLPEAAWIFADGLRIWANHGHHHQLPDRFPNLAPGDVFLCGHTHIPRAETVDGLHIWNVGSTTLPKDGYVASYGLFDAGTLSIRDLGGNEVLRHTPGA; from the coding sequence ATGAAACTGCTCATCGCTTCCGACCTGCACGGCTCGTTGCCGCGCACCGAACTGGTGCTGGAACTGGCCCGCACCCACCACCCCGACGCCCTGGTGCTGCTGGGCGACCTGCTGTACCACGGTCCGCGCAACCCGGTGCCGGAAGGCTACGCCCCGCGTGAAGTGGCGGCCCTGCTCAACGACTGGGCTCCGCGCATCATCGCCGTGCGCGGCAACTGCGACGCGGAAGTGGACACCATGGTCCTGCGCTTTCCCCTGCCGGAAGCGGCGTGGATTTTCGCCGACGGACTGCGCATCTGGGCCAACCACGGGCACCATCACCAACTGCCCGACCGCTTCCCGAACCTGGCCCCCGGCGACGTGTTTCTGTGCGGGCACACCCACATCCCCCGCGCGGAAACCGTGGACGGCCTGCACATCTGGAACGTGGGCTCCACCACCCTGCCCAAGGACGGCTACGTGGCCTCGTACGGCCTGTTCGATGCAGGCACCCTGTCCATCCGCGACCTGGGCGGCAACGAAGTGCTGCGCCACACCCCCGGCGCGTAG
- the epsC gene encoding serine O-acetyltransferase EpsC codes for MKKLDDLDARSLQGMPELERIAADLCAPESYEAVYHRSLHDAPMPSLEALSEMVSRLRAALLPGFFGTATVHLESMRYHLAANLDSIFRILSEQIRRGACFTCADFARECGSCELHSRDKAIQFLQRLPEIRRMLASDVKAAYEGDPAAKSPGETVFCYPSIAAMINHRIAHELYRMEVPLIPRIISEMAHSRTGIDIHPGARIGEEFFIDHGTGVVIGETCIIGRGCRLYQGVTLGALSFPKDGDGVLIKGNPRHPILEDNVTVYAGATILGRVTIGTGSMVGGNVWVTHDVPPGSKIVQQRSAKPKPDEELVGRT; via the coding sequence ATGAAGAAACTCGACGACCTCGACGCCCGCTCGCTGCAAGGCATGCCCGAACTGGAACGCATCGCCGCCGATCTGTGCGCGCCGGAATCGTACGAAGCGGTCTACCACCGCTCGTTGCACGACGCGCCCATGCCCTCGCTGGAGGCCCTGTCCGAAATGGTCAGCCGCCTGCGCGCCGCGCTGCTGCCCGGCTTTTTCGGCACCGCCACCGTGCATCTGGAATCGATGCGCTACCATCTGGCCGCCAACCTCGATTCCATCTTCCGCATCCTGTCCGAGCAGATCCGTCGGGGGGCGTGTTTCACCTGTGCTGACTTCGCCCGTGAATGCGGCAGTTGTGAACTGCACTCGCGCGACAAGGCCATCCAGTTCCTGCAACGGCTGCCGGAAATCCGCCGCATGCTGGCCAGCGACGTGAAGGCCGCCTACGAAGGCGACCCCGCCGCCAAAAGCCCCGGCGAGACGGTGTTCTGCTACCCATCCATCGCGGCCATGATCAACCACCGCATCGCGCACGAGCTGTACCGCATGGAGGTGCCGCTGATCCCGCGCATCATCAGTGAAATGGCCCACTCGCGCACCGGCATCGACATCCACCCCGGCGCGCGCATCGGCGAGGAATTCTTCATCGACCACGGCACCGGCGTGGTCATCGGCGAAACGTGCATCATCGGGCGCGGCTGCCGCCTGTACCAGGGGGTGACCCTGGGCGCGCTGTCCTTCCCCAAGGATGGCGACGGCGTGCTGATCAAGGGCAACCCGCGCCACCCCATCCTGGAAGACAACGTCACGGTGTACGCCGGGGCCACCATCCTTGGCCGGGTGACCATCGGCACGGGGTCCATGGTCGGCGGCAACGTGTGGGTGACCCACGACGTGCCGCCCGGCTCCAAGATCGTGCAGCAACGTTCGGCCAAGCCCAAGCCCGACGAGGAACTGGTGGGGCGGACGTAG
- the nifS gene encoding cysteine desulfurase NifS → MNTVYFDNNATTRVDPAVLAAMLPYFSELYGNPSSMHTFGGQVGHAVREAREQVARLIGATPEEIVFTSCGTEGDNTAIRAALAAQPEKKHIITTRVEHPAVLSLAQHLEKNGYELTLLGVDDKGRMNLDELREAIRKDTAIVSIMFANNETGTIFPVAEAAAICKERGVPFHTDAVQAVGKLAIDVRELPVDYLVLSGHKLHAPKGIGALYVRRGAAYRPFLRGGHQERGRRGGTENVPAIIGLGMACDLAAANMAEENTRVRALRDRLEQGLLAAIPDAIVNGDVTNRLPNTSNISFKYVEGEAILLLLDQLGVCASSGSACTSGSLEPSHVLRAMGVPFTYAHGSIRFSLSRFNTEEEVDHVVRELPRVIARLREMSPFRAGSEAEAALGKPACSC, encoded by the coding sequence GTGAACACCGTGTACTTCGACAACAACGCCACCACCCGCGTGGATCCGGCCGTACTTGCGGCCATGCTGCCCTATTTCAGCGAACTGTACGGCAACCCCTCGTCCATGCACACCTTTGGTGGGCAGGTGGGCCACGCCGTGCGCGAGGCGCGCGAACAGGTGGCCCGGCTCATCGGGGCCACGCCGGAAGAGATCGTGTTCACCTCGTGCGGGACGGAGGGCGACAACACCGCCATCCGGGCCGCGCTGGCCGCCCAGCCCGAGAAGAAGCACATCATCACCACCCGGGTGGAGCACCCCGCCGTGCTCAGCCTGGCCCAGCACCTGGAAAAGAACGGGTACGAACTGACCCTGCTGGGCGTGGACGACAAGGGCCGCATGAATCTTGACGAACTGCGCGAGGCCATCCGCAAGGACACGGCCATCGTGTCCATCATGTTCGCCAACAACGAGACGGGAACCATCTTCCCCGTGGCCGAAGCCGCCGCCATCTGCAAGGAGCGCGGCGTGCCCTTCCACACCGACGCGGTGCAGGCCGTGGGCAAGCTGGCCATCGACGTGCGCGAGCTGCCCGTGGACTATCTGGTGCTGTCCGGCCACAAGCTGCACGCCCCCAAGGGCATCGGCGCGCTGTACGTGCGGCGCGGGGCGGCCTACCGGCCCTTCCTGCGCGGCGGGCACCAGGAACGCGGACGCCGTGGCGGCACCGAGAACGTGCCCGCCATCATCGGTCTTGGCATGGCCTGCGACCTTGCCGCCGCCAACATGGCGGAAGAGAACACCCGCGTGCGCGCCCTGCGCGACAGGCTGGAACAGGGGCTGCTGGCCGCCATTCCCGACGCCATCGTCAACGGCGATGTGACCAACCGCCTGCCCAACACCTCCAACATCTCGTTCAAGTACGTGGAGGGCGAGGCCATCCTGCTGCTGCTCGACCAGTTGGGGGTATGCGCCAGTTCCGGTTCGGCCTGCACGTCCGGCAGCCTGGAACCCTCGCACGTGCTGCGGGCCATGGGCGTGCCGTTCACCTACGCGCACGGCTCCATCCGGTTCAGCCTTTCGCGCTTCAACACGGAAGAAGAGGTGGACCACGTGGTGCGCGAACTGCCGCGCGTCATTGCCCGCCTGCGCGAGATGTCGCCCTTCCGCGCCGGAAGCGAGGCCGAGGCGGCGTTGGGCAAGCCCGCGTGCAGCTGCTAA
- a CDS encoding VOC family protein has translation MPIPRICLLTLGVADLARSRAFYEALGWKPAYPDCDKIVFFQVGELAVALHPRDELLQDCGMAGARPAPGGITLAHNVTERAMVDALMAEAVAAGGTVLDAPRDKPWGYTGYFADPDGHPWEVAHVPSLKLDEAGRIVLG, from the coding sequence ATGCCCATCCCCCGCATCTGCCTGCTGACGCTCGGCGTGGCCGACCTTGCCCGCAGCCGGGCTTTTTACGAGGCCCTTGGCTGGAAGCCCGCCTACCCGGACTGCGACAAGATCGTGTTCTTTCAGGTGGGCGAACTTGCCGTGGCCCTGCACCCGCGCGATGAACTGCTGCAGGACTGCGGCATGGCCGGGGCCAGGCCCGCGCCGGGGGGCATCACCCTGGCCCACAACGTTACCGAGCGGGCCATGGTGGACGCCCTGATGGCCGAGGCCGTGGCCGCGGGCGGCACGGTGCTGGATGCCCCGCGCGACAAGCCGTGGGGGTACACCGGCTACTTCGCCGATCCGGACGGCCACCCGTGGGAAGTGGCCCACGTGCCTTCACTGAAGCTGGACGAGGCCGGGCGGATCGTACTCGGCTGA
- a CDS encoding HD-GYP domain-containing protein: protein MTQASAAQQDPSEFFAVPTTMLLPDMSGSFGVYIRQEKGFVLYAHEGEQFTPRHRLQLRAHGVEHIYVHRAQHPLYREHRELYLGRILSDETIPLPERARLFYATSTEIVQEVFERKLPRSLKRATFDRILALVTEGISFLTLENSLKTVASLVAHDYHTYSHSLHVFVYSQAILQSYGFDEESLVQFGLGAMLHDIGKTFVNPDILAKPGALSLDERIEVNRHPVFGVGACTLMPLSQDAINCILFHHEKLDGTGYPCGLSGGEIPLPVRAITIADIYDALTSNRPYAPAMNAFQVLRLMMNEMREQIDLDIFKRFVMILSGANVV, encoded by the coding sequence ATGACACAGGCATCGGCTGCGCAACAGGACCCCTCGGAATTCTTCGCGGTGCCCACCACGATGCTTCTGCCTGACATGTCGGGTTCTTTCGGCGTGTACATCAGGCAGGAGAAGGGGTTCGTCCTATACGCCCACGAAGGTGAACAGTTCACCCCGCGCCATCGCCTGCAACTGCGCGCGCACGGGGTGGAGCACATCTACGTGCACCGGGCGCAGCACCCCCTGTACCGCGAACACCGCGAACTGTACCTGGGGCGCATCCTTTCCGACGAAACCATCCCCCTGCCGGAACGGGCGCGCCTGTTCTACGCCACCTCCACCGAAATCGTGCAGGAGGTGTTCGAACGCAAGCTGCCCCGCAGCCTGAAGCGCGCCACCTTCGACCGCATCCTGGCCCTGGTCACCGAAGGCATCAGCTTCCTGACGCTGGAAAATTCGCTGAAGACCGTGGCATCGCTGGTGGCGCACGACTACCACACCTATTCCCACTCGCTGCACGTCTTCGTGTATTCGCAGGCCATCCTGCAAAGCTACGGATTTGACGAGGAAAGCCTGGTGCAGTTCGGCCTGGGGGCCATGCTGCACGACATCGGCAAGACCTTCGTGAACCCGGACATCCTGGCCAAGCCCGGTGCGCTGTCGCTGGACGAACGCATCGAGGTCAACCGCCACCCGGTGTTCGGCGTGGGCGCGTGCACGCTGATGCCCCTGTCGCAGGACGCCATCAACTGCATCCTGTTCCACCACGAGAAACTGGACGGCACCGGCTACCCCTGCGGCCTTTCCGGCGGCGAAATTCCCCTGCCGGTGCGGGCCATAACCATTGCCGACATCTACGACGCGCTTACCTCCAACCGCCCCTACGCCCCGGCCATGAACGCCTTCCAGGTGCTGCGCCTGATGATGAACGAGATGCGCGAGCAGATCGACCTCGACATCTTCAAGCGCTTCGTGATGATTCTTTCCGGTGCCAACGTGGTGTAG
- a CDS encoding carboxymuconolactone decarboxylase family protein gives MHDDVKTAQTEGSEQAAGAQGAETRYQRGLRVLSQVDGTAGEQVVAKLAEFAPDFARLLVEFPFGDVYARPQLDLREREIATIAALTAMGTARPQLEVHIAAGLHVGLTRDEIMEVIMQMAVYAGFPAALNGIAAAREVFGRHDAAQGGRG, from the coding sequence ATGCATGACGACGTGAAGACGGCTCAAACGGAAGGGTCGGAACAGGCCGCAGGAGCGCAAGGGGCGGAAACCCGCTACCAGCGCGGACTGCGGGTGCTGTCGCAGGTGGACGGTACGGCGGGCGAACAGGTGGTGGCGAAACTGGCGGAATTCGCGCCGGATTTCGCGCGGTTGCTGGTGGAGTTTCCCTTTGGCGACGTGTATGCCCGGCCCCAGCTTGACCTGCGCGAGCGCGAGATTGCCACCATCGCCGCGCTGACGGCCATGGGCACGGCGCGGCCCCAACTGGAGGTGCACATTGCCGCCGGTCTGCACGTGGGCCTGACCCGCGATGAGATCATGGAGGTGATCATGCAGATGGCGGTGTACGCGGGCTTTCCCGCCGCGCTCAACGGCATTGCCGCCGCGCGCGAGGTGTTCGGGCGGCATGATGCGGCACAGGGTGGCAGGGGGTAG
- a CDS encoding tRNA dihydrouridine synthase, protein MTVPAPDTGPGMAQATAAPATRLDDAALAARLRQPLAVGGRTVPGRLWLAPMAGLGHAAFREVVEGYGGCGLLFTGMCNARAVPTERPEKSEAFSWRAGEPPRLVCQLFGAEPEHMAEGARRVQDEGFFGVDLNMGCSVSAIVKRGCGADLLRDPERAVRMVAEVRRAVDIPLFVKFRTGWSPDPQPAVDLARRFEDAGADCLVFHPRVAPDRRTQPPRRAHIGLVKAAVSIPVVGNGDVFTPEDCASLLDDTGCDGVSLGRIAVARPWVFAAWTGALDDDPDRNPAPWRDAPLALLDALARRHGPARAVRMFGKFLVYLTGNFTYGNGLRGRLLRVTGRTPASFGADDPGGLHALREALRTELDPLPAVLRRPSALLFGM, encoded by the coding sequence ATGACCGTTCCTGCCCCCGACACCGGCCCCGGCATGGCCCAGGCAACCGCCGCTCCGGCCACCAGACTGGACGATGCGGCACTTGCCGCGCGCCTGCGCCAGCCGCTGGCCGTGGGCGGGCGCACCGTGCCGGGGCGACTGTGGCTGGCCCCCATGGCCGGGCTGGGCCACGCCGCCTTCCGCGAGGTGGTGGAAGGCTACGGCGGCTGCGGTCTGCTGTTCACCGGCATGTGCAACGCCCGCGCCGTGCCCACGGAGCGTCCGGAAAAGTCCGAGGCGTTCTCGTGGCGCGCGGGCGAGCCGCCCCGGCTGGTCTGCCAGTTGTTCGGGGCGGAGCCGGAACACATGGCCGAAGGCGCGCGCCGGGTGCAGGACGAAGGCTTCTTCGGCGTGGACCTGAACATGGGCTGCTCGGTGTCCGCCATCGTCAAGCGCGGCTGCGGGGCAGACCTGCTGCGCGACCCGGAGCGCGCCGTGCGCATGGTGGCAGAGGTGCGCCGCGCGGTGGACATTCCGCTGTTCGTCAAGTTCCGCACCGGCTGGTCGCCAGACCCGCAGCCCGCCGTGGACCTGGCACGCCGCTTCGAGGACGCCGGGGCCGACTGCCTGGTCTTTCACCCCCGCGTGGCCCCGGACCGGCGCACCCAGCCGCCCCGGCGCGCCCACATCGGGCTGGTCAAGGCGGCGGTGTCCATCCCGGTCGTGGGCAACGGCGACGTGTTCACGCCGGAGGACTGCGCCAGCCTGCTGGACGACACCGGTTGCGACGGCGTGTCGTTGGGCCGCATCGCCGTGGCCCGCCCGTGGGTGTTCGCGGCCTGGACAGGAGCACTCGACGACGACCCGGACCGCAACCCCGCCCCGTGGCGCGACGCCCCGCTGGCCCTGCTGGACGCGTTGGCCCGGCGGCACGGACCGGCCCGCGCCGTGCGCATGTTCGGCAAGTTTCTGGTCTACCTTACCGGCAACTTCACCTACGGCAACGGGCTGCGTGGACGGTTGCTGCGGGTGACAGGCCGGACGCCCGCCTCTTTTGGAGCGGACGATCCCGGAGGCCTGCATGCCCTGCGCGAAGCCCTGCGGACCGAACTGGACCCGCTGCCCGCCGTGCTGCGCCGTCCCAGCGCGCTGCTATTCGGCATGTAG
- a CDS encoding MerR family transcriptional regulator, translating into MRIRDVAETTGLSAHTLRWYEKIGLLRSVERDRGGRRVFTQDDLRWLEFIGRLREMDMPVREMVRYAELREQGDATLADRRELLETHRQRVRQRMDRLAACLTHLDDKIAWYRGQEDDHA; encoded by the coding sequence ATGCGCATCCGCGACGTGGCGGAAACCACCGGACTGAGTGCCCACACCCTGCGCTGGTACGAAAAGATCGGACTGTTGCGCTCGGTGGAGCGCGACCGGGGCGGGCGCAGGGTGTTCACGCAGGACGACCTGCGCTGGCTGGAATTCATCGGCAGGCTGCGCGAGATGGACATGCCGGTGCGCGAAATGGTGCGCTATGCAGAGTTGCGGGAGCAGGGTGATGCCACGCTGGCCGACAGGCGGGAACTGCTGGAAACACATCGCCAGCGCGTGCGCCAGCGCATGGACCGGCTGGCGGCGTGCCTGACCCATCTGGATGACAAGATTGCCTGGTATCGCGGGCAGGAGGACGACCATGCATGA
- a CDS encoding HD-GYP domain-containing protein, protein MKETIPSHTPAGDPRFFPVSPLMIFPKAVGSFSVYLRQGNTLVLYAAAGEAFTERHRTNLFENGVREVYVRLEQRENYTRYVEENLGAILQDESIPLPERAGTFYRASTEILRDAFEARMPVPLDSETFRRLHYFVTQSIRFLTSADSLQALGEFIAHDYKTYTHSINVLIYTMPLAQTLGLDDAALIRVGIGTLLHDVGMTRVPKTIIERASRLTPDEEAVYRTHPAQGVATIAQVPLTQEAINCILFHHERMDGSGYPTGLSGEQIPPVVRALAVADTFDTLTSTRGGPPTATSAFEVLNRMRAEMASTLDMEMFRRFVLVLSGAMLDGGFGAEMD, encoded by the coding sequence ATGAAAGAAACCATTCCTTCACACACTCCGGCGGGCGATCCGCGTTTCTTCCCCGTATCGCCGCTGATGATCTTTCCCAAGGCCGTGGGGTCGTTCAGCGTGTACCTGCGGCAGGGCAACACCCTGGTGCTGTATGCCGCGGCGGGCGAGGCCTTCACCGAACGGCATCGCACCAACCTGTTCGAGAACGGCGTGCGTGAAGTATACGTGCGCCTTGAACAGCGCGAAAACTACACCCGCTACGTGGAAGAGAACCTGGGCGCCATATTGCAGGACGAATCCATTCCGCTGCCGGAACGGGCGGGCACCTTCTATCGGGCCTCCACCGAAATCCTGCGCGACGCCTTCGAGGCACGCATGCCCGTGCCGCTGGACAGTGAAACGTTCCGCAGGCTGCACTACTTCGTCACCCAGTCCATCCGCTTTCTGACCAGCGCCGATTCGCTGCAGGCCCTCGGCGAATTCATCGCGCACGACTACAAGACCTACACCCACTCCATCAATGTGCTCATCTACACCATGCCCCTGGCGCAAACCCTGGGGCTGGACGATGCGGCGCTGATCCGCGTGGGCATAGGCACCCTGCTGCATGACGTGGGCATGACCCGCGTGCCGAAAACCATCATCGAACGCGCAAGCCGCCTGACGCCGGACGAAGAGGCGGTGTACCGCACCCACCCCGCGCAGGGCGTGGCCACCATCGCCCAGGTGCCCCTGACGCAGGAGGCCATCAACTGCATCCTGTTCCACCACGAGCGCATGGACGGTTCCGGCTACCCCACGGGCCTTTCGGGCGAACAGATTCCCCCCGTGGTGCGCGCCCTGGCCGTGGCCGACACCTTCGACACGCTCACCTCCACGCGCGGGGGCCCGCCCACGGCCACCTCCGCCTTCGAGGTGCTGAACCGCATGCGCGCGGAAATGGCATCCACCCTGGACATGGAAATGTTCCGGCGCTTCGTGCTGGTGCTGTCCGGGGCCATGCTGGACGGCGGATTCGGCGCCGAGATGGACTGA
- a CDS encoding Hsp20/alpha crystallin family protein — MTPPDRRPRFPHPAARPARQSERGGAENRARQGRFASSPQPPRMRPQADLVEREDGFHLFLDMPGVAHDDLVLDVEGDELTVRGVTRFGDCRDMGRDAGHDGEVEPGVTEGPAPSPCGCGATGGPRVHAMEFGDVEYHAVFTLSDMVDAARISAQLANGVLTIRMPKREAAAPRRISVEHL; from the coding sequence ATGACGCCCCCAGACCGCCGCCCCCGTTTTCCGCATCCCGCCGCCCGCCCCGCCCGCCAGAGCGAACGGGGAGGCGCGGAGAATCGTGCCCGGCAGGGCCGGTTCGCCTCGTCGCCGCAACCGCCGCGCATGCGTCCCCAGGCCGATCTGGTGGAGCGTGAGGACGGCTTTCACCTGTTTCTGGACATGCCCGGCGTGGCCCACGACGACCTGGTGCTGGACGTGGAAGGCGACGAACTGACCGTGCGCGGGGTGACCCGCTTTGGCGATTGCCGCGACATGGGAAGGGATGCAGGGCACGACGGAGAAGTGGAACCCGGCGTCACGGAAGGTCCCGCCCCCTCGCCTTGCGGTTGTGGCGCGACGGGCGGCCCCCGCGTGCACGCCATGGAGTTCGGCGACGTGGAATACCACGCCGTGTTCACCCTGTCGGACATGGTGGACGCCGCGCGCATTTCGGCCCAACTGGCCAACGGCGTGCTGACCATCCGCATGCCCAAGCGCGAGGCCGCCGCGCCGCGCAGGATATCCGTCGAACATTTATAG
- the nifU gene encoding Fe-S cluster assembly protein NifU — MWEYTDKVREHFLNPRNVGSLDDANAIGEVGSLACGDALKLYLKIDGDRIVDARFQTFGCASAIASSSALTELIKGMTVEEALKLTNRDIAEFLGGLPKEKMHCSVMGQEALEAAIRNWRGEPAVEHSHEGQLVCKCFGVTDEQIVRAIRENGLKTVEEITHYTKAGGGCGECVGELQKLLDAELGKAPVCETPLAAAPKKLTNVQRMQLVLKVLEGEIRPRLQQDGGDIELVDMDGSTVYVALRGMCTSCPSSRLTLEGFVEKTLRDHVDENIVVKEAAA, encoded by the coding sequence ATGTGGGAGTATACCGACAAGGTACGAGAGCACTTCCTGAACCCGCGCAACGTGGGCTCCCTTGACGACGCCAACGCCATCGGCGAGGTCGGCAGCCTTGCCTGCGGAGACGCCCTCAAGCTGTATCTCAAGATCGACGGCGACCGCATCGTGGACGCCAGATTCCAGACCTTCGGCTGCGCCAGCGCCATCGCCTCCAGTTCGGCCCTGACCGAACTGATCAAGGGCATGACGGTGGAAGAAGCCCTGAAGCTGACCAACCGCGACATCGCCGAATTTCTGGGCGGCCTGCCCAAGGAAAAGATGCACTGCTCGGTCATGGGGCAGGAAGCGCTGGAGGCCGCCATCCGCAACTGGCGCGGCGAACCCGCCGTGGAACACAGCCACGAGGGCCAGCTGGTCTGCAAGTGCTTTGGCGTGACCGACGAGCAGATCGTGCGCGCCATCCGCGAAAACGGCCTGAAGACCGTGGAGGAAATCACCCACTACACCAAGGCCGGCGGCGGCTGCGGCGAATGCGTGGGCGAACTGCAAAAGCTGCTGGATGCGGAACTGGGCAAGGCCCCGGTGTGTGAAACCCCGCTGGCCGCCGCACCCAAGAAGCTCACCAACGTGCAGCGCATGCAGCTGGTCCTGAAGGTGCTGGAAGGCGAAATCCGCCCCCGCCTGCAGCAGGACGGCGGCGACATCGAACTGGTGGACATGGACGGCTCCACCGTCTACGTGGCCCTGCGCGGCATGTGCACCAGCTGTCCCTCCAGCCGCCTGACGCTGGAAGGCTTTGTGGAAAAGACCCTGCGCGACCATGTGGACGAGAACATCGTGGTCAAGGAGGCGGCAGCGTGA